The DNA sequence ATTACCTCATCGGCGCTCTCCTCGGCCGATTCGGCCAGGCTACCGTTGATCTTCAGGGCGGCTGTCCCATCGGCGAGCGGCCCATTGATCAGCATATCAAGGGATTTGAATCCCTGGGCGCCACCGTCGCCATCGAAGACGGCGCCACCATTTCCTCCGCGGAACATCTCAAAGGGGCTCACGTTTTCTTTGACGTGGTCACCGTCGGCGCCACCATCAATGTGATGCTGGCAGCGGCCATGGCGGATGGACAGACCATTCTGGAAAATGCCGCCCGGGAACCCCATGTGGTCGATCTGGCCAACTTCCTCAATACCATGGGAGCCGACATCAAAGGGGCCGGAACGGACGTCATCCGCATCAACGGGGTCCGCGAGCTCAAGGGCTGCACCTATTCGGTCATTCCCGATCAGATTGAAGCGTCCACCTATATGCTGGCAGCGGCCGGCTGCGGCGGAGAAGTGGAAATCGCCAACGTGATCCCCAAACATCTGGAATCCATCAGCGCCAAGCTCATCGAAATGGGGGCGCAGATCGAGGAGTTTGATGACAGCATCGTCGTGCGTTCGGATAAGCGCCTGAAAGCCTGCAACGTAAAAACGCTGCCGTATCCCGGCTTTCCGACGGATGTGCAGCAGCCCATGACAGCAGTCATGACCATCGCCCAGGGGAAATCCACTGTCAATGAGAGCATTTACGAGAATCGCTTCATGCATTTGGATGAACTGAACAAAATGGGGGCGCTGGCAGTGTTCTCAGACCGGATCGCCACCATCATCGGCGTGCCCTCCCTGCAAGGCGCCAAAGTCCGGGCTACCGATCTCAGAGCCGGAGCGGCTCTGGTCATTGCCGGCCTGATGGCTCAGGGGACGACGGAAGTCTACGACATTGAGCACATAGATCGGGGCTACCCTCACATTGAGGAGAAGTTCAAAGCCCTGGGAGCCGACATTATAAGGGTTGAAGAATAATGAAATTTTGTTCCCTGTTTTCCGGTTCTTCCGGAAACTCTCTGTTCGTCTCCAGCCAGGATACCAGCATTCTGGTGGATGCGGGCCTGACGGGGAAAGCCCTCCTGAGCGCCATGGATTCCATTGGGGAAGACCCGGCTCAGGTGAAGGCGATCCTGATCAGTCACGAGCATTCAGACCACATCTGCGGCGCCGGAGTTATGTCCAGAAAGTTCAACATTCCGATTTACGCCAACGAAAAGACCTGGGCCGCCATGGAGCGTTCCCTGGGCAAGATCGCCGTGCATAATAAACGGATCATCAATGGAGAAGCCTCCATTGATGATCTTAATGTAAGGACATTTCGCGTACCGCATGACGCGGCTTCCTGCATCGGCTTTACCATTGAGGACCGGGCCGGACGAATCCTGTCCACCGTCACCGACATGGGGGTATTTACCAATGAAATCCGGGAAGGTATCAAGGATTCGGATCTGATCCTCCTGGAATCCAACCACGATGTGGAGATGCTCAAGTACGGACCGTATCCCTACGATCTGAAACGGCGGGTGCTGTCGGAGCTGGGACATCTGTCCAATGAAGACGCGGCTGCCGCCATCCTGAGTTTTCTGGACGGACGCCGCCGGAGCATCATTCTGGGACACCTCTCGGGGACAAACAATGTGCCGGAACTGGCCTTTAAAACCGTTGAAAATATCCTGAAGGATGCCGGGATCGAAATTGGTGAGACCGGCGAGATGGAGCTGAAGCTGGCTTCGCGCATCCGGCCTTCCGCATATACGGAAATCAAGTAGCGGCTTGACGCTGACTTCAAAAAACAGTAATCTGATAAAGTAAAAATTGAGTTGGCTCTGCCGGAATCTGATTGCCCGCAGACCCAATGACTTCAAATGAAAGGAATCAAGGATATGAGCTTATATAAAGAGTGGACCGATCTGGTCGTTGAATATGTGAAAACGAAGGGGGAACAGGCCTTCTGGGAGGATTATTCCTCCGTGGAAGAGCGGATCTACCGCAACATCCTGGGCCGTCACGACCAGGCCATTGCCTTCAATATCAGTGAATTCGCCAAGGAAATGAATACCACGCCCCACTTTGTCATGGGCTTCCTTGATGGAATCAATGAATCCCTGAAACAGGCCCTTCCGGTGGAGGAACTGGATGAAAACAGCCAGGTTCAGCTCGACATCGATCTGGAAAAGCTGTATTTCAACATGCTCGATGCCAAAGCGGAGTACCTCTTCAAGCTGCCCCAGTGGGACGGCATTTTCTCCGATGAAAAGAGAAAAGAAATCCGCAGAGCCTACAACGAGACGAAAATCGTGCGTAATGACAGCAAAATCGGACGCAACGATCCCTGTCCGTGCGGCTCAGGCAAAAAATACAAAAAATGTCACGGGGCCAAAGCCAACGGCGAAGAGGCCTAGTTGACCGATGGAACTCCATCTGATCTGCCTTGGTACGCTGAAGGAAGATTATCTGAAGAAAGCCCAGGAGCAATTCCTGGGCTTTCTTTCGAAGAAACCGGGCATTGCCTCCTGCCGCCTCATCGAACTGAAGGAAGAAGCCCTGCCCGAAACGGCCTCCCCGCTGCAGATTGCTCAGGCCCTGCAGGCGGAAGCACAGCGGATCCGCGAGAAAATACCGCCCCGGGCCCGGCTGATTTGCCTGGATATCGATGGAAAACCGGCCAGTTCCCAGTTTTTTTCCGGACTGAAGCAGGATCTGGAAGCCTCCGGCCAGACCCATCTGGTTCTCTTAATCGGCGGTTCCCACGGCATCGATCCCTCACTCAAAGCCGAATCCCGTCACCGGATCTCCTTTTCCCGCCTGACCTATCCCCATCAGCTGTTCCGAATCGCCCTGCTGGATGCTCTCCATCGCTTCCTTTGATGGAATGAGCGGAACCTATGGCAATCAAGCGATTGAGCAATTAGTCCAAATACCAGGAACCCAGGCTCGCAACACGCCGGTTATGCAGTGAAACCCTGAAACCCGTAGCCCCAAAACCCATTCAGCCAGGATCACATCATAAAACAAAAGGGGAACGGATCGTCGGATGACGGTCCGTTCCTTTGCCTGCTGTTCGTCCTGCCTTCTTACCGACCGGGGAGATTACAGGTCACAGGTAGTTCGGGAGAGGCGGATAATCTGCATCCCCAGAGGCATGGCCCTGCATCATCCCGGATCTAGCCTGCGGTCAAAGCCATTTATGACGCAGGGAGGATCTATTTATGGTAGGGTTCCCCGCTGCTGATCTTGAATGCCCGGTAGATCTGTTCCAGGATCAGGATCGACTCGATGTCCGGGGACAGGGGCAGGGATACCAGCTGTACGTCGGGCGGGCTTCCTGCCGGCGGAGCGCCCAGAACCAGATGGAGTTCACTGGCGCTCTGAAGCTGACGGGCAAACAGCTCTGCCAGACCGGGGCTGTCAATGGACTTGCCTGCGGGGTGGAAATAGATGGCTTCCGGTGGGGCTGCTTCCGGTTTCCGGAACCGAACCGCGGCAATTCGGGACAGTCGTTTCATATATTCAGCCTGAGCGGAGCGGGTCAGCTCACTTTTTTTTGAATTGGTCTCATAGAGGTAGATTTTAATCACGGGCAGGTTCTCCCTATTTTGGTTTTTCTTCTCTTATATTATAATCGGAAGAAATGAAATGTGCAGAGGACCCTTCCGGTAAGATGCCACAGGGTCATTGCTGCACACGATGATTTTTTAGATGACTGGAGGAACCCCCAATGGATTCGAATCATTTTGCCATGTCCCAGGTGCAGGCGGTCCTGTCGGATTTCCACGAGGAACTGTATCAGCTGGAAGAAGAGTATCTCAAACGGTTTGGCGTTTACCCCACCATGCCGGATTTATCCGGAGAAACACTGGATTATTATGTGGAACGCATTCGGCAATGTCTGCTGCAGAATCAGATGATGGAAGATCTGGAATAAAATACAAAGATAGCAGGAGTTGAAAATGCGCGGCGCCACCGCGGTGCGAAGCGGGACTGCCGGTCGGAAAATGTATTGTGCCCGCAGGGAAAATGCAAAAAATAGAAAAAGACCGATTTTTCGGTTTTTTAAGGAAAATGCCAGATAATATTTTACAATTGCTTTTTGAAAACGAAACAGATTTAGAAATGAAGAAAAAAAGTCCCTGTCTGAGGCACTCAGGCAAAGAAAATGGATGAATAAATATGCAGTATTGATGAATTAACAGTTGACATTCCGACTGGCTGTGTTAAACTTGAAAAAAAAATAAGATGAAGTTTAGAGGTAGCGGTGCAAATTAGTATCTGGGGGAGCCGGCAGGCAATGAATCCAGGGAAAGGTAACCATCGCCGAACATAAGAGACAGGGCACTGGTCTTATGTGGGGTTGCAGGAAAGACCTGCAACACTCCTTTCGAATGAAAGGGCGCTAGATTTGATTTACGTAACAACGAGATCGTCTGGCACGGTCTCTTATTTTTTTTTAATAAATACAGTCCAAGGAGACGATGAACATGACAAAGAAAATCTCAGCACTTTTGATGACCGGCCTGATGCTGATCACCGGCTGTGCCACACCGGCACCTTCCACCACCGCCGCACCTTCCACGACTCAGGCACAGACCACCACCGCTTCCGGTACTCAGGGCCAGACAACTTCCGCCCCGGCAACGACCACGGCCCAGAAAGCCCCCCTGGTTGTCGGCATGGAAGCCAATTATGCCCCGTATAACTGGAATCAGCCGACGGATGCCAATGGCGCCGTCAAGATTGACGGAACGGCCGGCTATGCCGGAGGCTTTGATGTGGAAGTGGCCAAGGAACTGGCCGCAGTACTGGGACGGGATCTCGTCATCAAGCAGATTGCCTGGGAAGGATTAATCCCGGCGCTTCAGAACGGAGCGATTGATCTCATCATCGCCGGCATGAGCGAAACCCCGGAGCGTCTGGAATCCGTTGATTTCACCGATCCCTACTATGATTCCCGGTTCGTCATGCTGGTCAAGAAAGGCAGCCCCTATGAAAGCGCCACGGCTCTGGCTGATTTCTCCGGCGCCAAGATTGTCGGACAGAAGGGCACCAATTATGACCGGGTGATCCCGCAGATTCCAGAAGTTAAGCATGAGACTCCCCTGGGAACCGTTCCGCTTATCATCCACGCCATTGCCAGCGGCGTTGCCGACGGCACAGTTCTGGACAAGCCGGTCGGTATCTCTGTCACATTAGCCAATCCGGATCTGGCCATGGTGGAGTTTACACCCGAAAACGGCTTCCAGCCGCTCCCGGGAATCCCGACTGCCTGTTCCATCGCTCTGGCCAAGGGCAATGAAGAACTCAAGACTCAGATCAATGAGTACCTGGCTTCCTTTACCAATGACAAGCGCGACGCCCTGATGGAAACTGCCGTCAAGAATCAGCCATAAGGAGAATATAAATGGGACAAACAATCCAAAAGTTGTTTACCCAATACCAGAGCCTGTATCTGCAGGGCATCCAGACGACCCTCCTGGTTGCCCTCACCGGCACCATTTTTGGACTGGTATTGGGATTTGTCCTGTCTGGGATGCGGCTGATCCGCATCACAGACAAGGACCCGCTGGTGATCAGACTGATCAAGCGGCTGCTGCGCTTTTTCAGCGCTGCCTACATTGAATTCGTCCGGGGAACGCCCATGATGGTTCAGGGTGTGTTCCTCTACAACTATTTTTACAGGATCCTGCAGTGGACTCCAACCGTTGCGGCCGTTATCATCGTTTCATTCAACACCGCTGCCTACATGGCGGAGATCATCCGGTCCGGCATCCAGTCGGTGGATTCGGGGCAGCGGGAAGCCGCTCTGACCATCGGTATGTCGGAGAGCCAGGCCTTCCGCCTGATCATACTGCCCCAGGCCATCAAGAATGCGTTCCCCTCCATCGGCAATGAGTTTGTCGTCAATATCAAGGATACCTCTGTTCTGAACGTCATCGGACTGACGGAGCTGTTCTTCCAGGGGATGTCCGTCGCCGGCACAACCTATAAGTTTACGGAATCCATGATGATCATCGCCATCATCTACTTTGCCCTGACCTTCCTGGTCACCCGGGTTCTGATGCTGATTGAGAAGAGGCTCGATATGCCGGTTCAGGCATTGCAAAGCCAGACGGTGCCCATAGGAGAAGTGAAATAATGAACCAGATTGAACTGAAAAACATCCATAAATATTTTGACGGCCGGGAGATTATCAAAGGCGTCGATCTGACGGTGCAAAAGGGTGAGATCCTCACCTTCATCGGTCCATCCGGCGGCGGCAAGAGCACCCTGCTGCGCTGCATCAATCTGCTGGAGGACTACGAGGAAGGAGAAATCCTGTTCAACGGAACCAACATCAAGGACCGGTCCTTTTCCCTGGAGCATTACCGGCAGAAGGTCGGCATGATCTTTCAGCGGTTTAATCTCTTCGGCAACCTGAATGTCCTGGAAAATCTCAACATCGGACAGATCAAGGTCCTCGGGCGTACCCGCGAGGAAGCGACGGCCAAATCCCGGGAAATGCTCAAAAAAGTCGGCATGGCCGAATTTGAGCACCAGTCGGTGAAACGGCTCTCCGGCGGACAGATGCAGCGGGTAGCCATTGCCCGGGCTCTGGCCATGGATCCGGAAGTCATCCTGCTGGATGAGCCCACCAGTGCTCTGGATCCGCAGATGGTGGACGAAGTGCTGGCGGTCATCCGCGATCTGGCCCAGACCGGCATTACCTTAATCATCGTGACCCACGAAATGCGGTTTGCCAAAGACATCTCAGACCGCATCATATTCCTCAAGGATGGCATGCTGCGCGAGGAAGGTCCCCCGGAGAAGATCTTTACTTCCCCGGATTCCGAGGAAATGCAGCTGTTCCTGAAAAAATATCTGGAGGAGCGGATCTGATGAGCCGGACTCTGGATGACCATCTGACCCGGCAAGTGCTGCCGGATCTGATGCCGGATCTGATCCGGCTCTCCCGCTTTGTGTATGACCATCCGGAGCTGGGGCTGGAAGAAGTGGAATCCTCCCGGGCTCACATCGAGCTTCTTGAAAAATATGCCTTTACGGTGGAACAGCCGTTTAAGGGCCTGGCTACGGCATTTTGTGCCACCTTCGACACAGGCCGGCCGGGGCGAACCGTAGCCTTCCTTTCCGAGTACGATGCCCTGCCGGGACTTGGCCATGGCTGCGGCCACAATATCCTGGGAGCAGCAACCACCGGTTCAGGCATTGCCGCCTCCCGGCTCATCGAGCAGGGACGGATCCAGGTATTCGGCACGCCGGCCGAGGAGACCGTCGGTTCAAAAGTCACTCTGACCCGGGCCGGAGCATTTCAGCAGGTCGACGCAGCGCTGTGTACTCATCCCGACCGGGCCTGGTACCAGAGCGGAACGACCATGGCCATGGAATCCATCCGGTTTGTTTACCGGGGAAAGCCGGCCCATGCGGCCTCTCATCCCGAAGAAGGGATCAATGCCCTGGACAGCATCATCCTTCTGTTCAATTCCATTGCCCTGCTGCGCCAGCAGCTCCATGAAACCGTTCGAATTCACGGGATCATCACCAAGGGCGGGGAAGCGGCCAACATCATTCCGGATCATTGTGAGGCGGAGTTCTACGTCAGAGCCAGAACTCAGAATGAGCTGGAGGGAGTCTCGGCCAGAGTCCGCCAGGCGGCCCAGGGGGCAGCCCTGGCCACCGGAGCCGTCCTGTCCATGGAACAGTTTGAGGAACCCTATCAGGATCTGGTGACCAACCAGACGATGTCCGCCCGCTTCAACCAAATCATGGCTGATCAGGGCATTGTCATGGTATCGGATCCGTCCAATCCGGGATCCATGGACATGGGCGATGTGTCCCACGCGGTGCCCACGATCAATCCCTTCTTCGCCATTGATGAATCAGGCACCTGCAATACCCATACTCCGGAATTTCGCGATGCGACTTTAACCCCCTATGCCAATCAGTCCATGGAACGGATCATTCGGGGGCTGAGTCAGACCGCCCAGGCACTCATCGCTGAGGATGCCTTTTTTGAAGAAGTACACCGGGAGTTCCTCGCTGCCGGTTTCCAGAGGACCTGATTCCTGATTTCCTGCCCCTCAGCCAATCAGGGTCAGCCCCGCAGGATTTCCACCCCCACGTCTGCCGGTTGGTCCCTGGGGCGAGTGGAAGAAACCAAATACAAAAGACAAAAGCCGGGAAGCCCTCGCAGATAGAGCCTCCCGGCTGATTTTTCGTTGATATCAGATATTTCGGAAGGATCGTCCAGAGATGAGCCGATCCTTCGAACGTCCAGCATGCCGCTAAGACCACCAAACCATCGAAGCCACTGAAATGAGAAAACTATTGGGAAAACTGATATAATAAGCTGAATCTAAAAAACCAAAGACAAGCAGAAGGTGTAACGATGGATGTAAAAAATGTCGGTTCGCGAGGTACAATGGTAACTTATCAGGATCTGGTGGATACCGAATTTGGCTGTACAACCAATATATATGTAATCAAAGGCCGGGAAGGCAGCATCGTCATCGATACCTTCCTGGGAGAGCAGATCATGGCAGAGACCATGGTCACGCTGGAGCGGGACCCCAATTCGGTCTGGGCAGTCATTAACACCCACAGTGACTGGGATCATATCTGGGGCAATTCCCTGTTCCGAAACGCTCATGTCATCGCCCACGACAATTTCTCGGATCAGGTGGAATTCCCGGACAGTCCGGGCTTTCAGGAGCTGGAAAAATACGCCATGGGTGAAGTGGACATCAAACTCCCCGACATCACATTTGACTCCCGACTTCACCTGTCGGGCGAGGGGCTGGAACTGTTCCACTCGCCCGGTCATTCCGTTGATTCGATCACCATCTATGATGAGAAGGATCGGATTCTGATCGCCGGCGATAACTGCGAAAAACCAAT is a window from the Clostridiaceae bacterium HFYG-1003 genome containing:
- a CDS encoding UDP-N-acetylglucosamine 1-carboxyvinyltransferase, whose translation is MKKFVINGGKRLQGRVEINGAKNAAVAILPGVLMSSGVCVLENVPDIADVNSYIKILEHLGCQVQRDGKTLTIDPTQVHRTDARTEEVRSMRGSYYLIGALLGRFGQATVDLQGGCPIGERPIDQHIKGFESLGATVAIEDGATISSAEHLKGAHVFFDVVTVGATINVMLAAAMADGQTILENAAREPHVVDLANFLNTMGADIKGAGTDVIRINGVRELKGCTYSVIPDQIEASTYMLAAAGCGGEVEIANVIPKHLESISAKLIEMGAQIEEFDDSIVVRSDKRLKACNVKTLPYPGFPTDVQQPMTAVMTIAQGKSTVNESIYENRFMHLDELNKMGALAVFSDRIATIIGVPSLQGAKVRATDLRAGAALVIAGLMAQGTTEVYDIEHIDRGYPHIEEKFKALGADIIRVEE
- a CDS encoding MBL fold metallo-hydrolase; protein product: MKFCSLFSGSSGNSLFVSSQDTSILVDAGLTGKALLSAMDSIGEDPAQVKAILISHEHSDHICGAGVMSRKFNIPIYANEKTWAAMERSLGKIAVHNKRIINGEASIDDLNVRTFRVPHDAASCIGFTIEDRAGRILSTVTDMGVFTNEIREGIKDSDLILLESNHDVEMLKYGPYPYDLKRRVLSELGHLSNEDAAAAILSFLDGRRRSIILGHLSGTNNVPELAFKTVENILKDAGIEIGETGEMELKLASRIRPSAYTEIK
- a CDS encoding SEC-C metal-binding domain-containing protein gives rise to the protein MSLYKEWTDLVVEYVKTKGEQAFWEDYSSVEERIYRNILGRHDQAIAFNISEFAKEMNTTPHFVMGFLDGINESLKQALPVEELDENSQVQLDIDLEKLYFNMLDAKAEYLFKLPQWDGIFSDEKRKEIRRAYNETKIVRNDSKIGRNDPCPCGSGKKYKKCHGAKANGEEA
- a CDS encoding 23S rRNA (pseudouridine(1915)-N(3))-methyltransferase RlmH codes for the protein MELHLICLGTLKEDYLKKAQEQFLGFLSKKPGIASCRLIELKEEALPETASPLQIAQALQAEAQRIREKIPPRARLICLDIDGKPASSQFFSGLKQDLEASGQTHLVLLIGGSHGIDPSLKAESRHRISFSRLTYPHQLFRIALLDALHRFL
- a CDS encoding 23S rRNA (pseudouridine(1915)-N(3))-methyltransferase RlmH; amino-acid sequence: MIKIYLYETNSKKSELTRSAQAEYMKRLSRIAAVRFRKPEAAPPEAIYFHPAGKSIDSPGLAELFARQLQSASELHLVLGAPPAGSPPDVQLVSLPLSPDIESILILEQIYRAFKISSGEPYHK
- a CDS encoding transporter substrate-binding domain-containing protein yields the protein MTKKISALLMTGLMLITGCATPAPSTTAAPSTTQAQTTTASGTQGQTTSAPATTTAQKAPLVVGMEANYAPYNWNQPTDANGAVKIDGTAGYAGGFDVEVAKELAAVLGRDLVIKQIAWEGLIPALQNGAIDLIIAGMSETPERLESVDFTDPYYDSRFVMLVKKGSPYESATALADFSGAKIVGQKGTNYDRVIPQIPEVKHETPLGTVPLIIHAIASGVADGTVLDKPVGISVTLANPDLAMVEFTPENGFQPLPGIPTACSIALAKGNEELKTQINEYLASFTNDKRDALMETAVKNQP
- a CDS encoding amino acid ABC transporter permease, giving the protein MGQTIQKLFTQYQSLYLQGIQTTLLVALTGTIFGLVLGFVLSGMRLIRITDKDPLVIRLIKRLLRFFSAAYIEFVRGTPMMVQGVFLYNYFYRILQWTPTVAAVIIVSFNTAAYMAEIIRSGIQSVDSGQREAALTIGMSESQAFRLIILPQAIKNAFPSIGNEFVVNIKDTSVLNVIGLTELFFQGMSVAGTTYKFTESMMIIAIIYFALTFLVTRVLMLIEKRLDMPVQALQSQTVPIGEVK
- a CDS encoding amino acid ABC transporter ATP-binding protein; this translates as MMNQIELKNIHKYFDGREIIKGVDLTVQKGEILTFIGPSGGGKSTLLRCINLLEDYEEGEILFNGTNIKDRSFSLEHYRQKVGMIFQRFNLFGNLNVLENLNIGQIKVLGRTREEATAKSREMLKKVGMAEFEHQSVKRLSGGQMQRVAIARALAMDPEVILLDEPTSALDPQMVDEVLAVIRDLAQTGITLIIVTHEMRFAKDISDRIIFLKDGMLREEGPPEKIFTSPDSEEMQLFLKKYLEERI
- a CDS encoding M20 family metallopeptidase gives rise to the protein MSRTLDDHLTRQVLPDLMPDLIRLSRFVYDHPELGLEEVESSRAHIELLEKYAFTVEQPFKGLATAFCATFDTGRPGRTVAFLSEYDALPGLGHGCGHNILGAATTGSGIAASRLIEQGRIQVFGTPAEETVGSKVTLTRAGAFQQVDAALCTHPDRAWYQSGTTMAMESIRFVYRGKPAHAASHPEEGINALDSIILLFNSIALLRQQLHETVRIHGIITKGGEAANIIPDHCEAEFYVRARTQNELEGVSARVRQAAQGAALATGAVLSMEQFEEPYQDLVTNQTMSARFNQIMADQGIVMVSDPSNPGSMDMGDVSHAVPTINPFFAIDESGTCNTHTPEFRDATLTPYANQSMERIIRGLSQTAQALIAEDAFFEEVHREFLAAGFQRT
- a CDS encoding MBL fold metallo-hydrolase, with product MDVKNVGSRGTMVTYQDLVDTEFGCTTNIYVIKGREGSIVIDTFLGEQIMAETMVTLERDPNSVWAVINTHSDWDHIWGNSLFRNAHVIAHDNFSDQVEFPDSPGFQELEKYAMGEVDIKLPDITFDSRLHLSGEGLELFHSPGHSVDSITIYDEKDRILIAGDNCEKPIPSYVNPFLLEEHLASLKQYLTYDFEAIIPGHGEMMTRTDLLTNIQYIQDLIEGDESKLKAYETGPCKMNHLTNQLYMESLKD